A single Equus quagga isolate Etosha38 chromosome 8, UCLA_HA_Equagga_1.0, whole genome shotgun sequence DNA region contains:
- the LOC124243550 gene encoding putative DBH-like monooxygenase protein 2 has translation MACALLFRLLLLMALAAPSQGNGPGPTSRLRYSRFLDPSNVIFLRWDFDLEAEIITFELQVRTAGWVGLGVTNRYTNVGSDLVVGGVLPDGNIYFSDQHLVDEDTLAEDGSQDAELQGLTEDAVYTTMRFSRPFRSCDPHDQDITSDTMRVLATYGLDDTLKLDQERTFVKSIFLLQILHPDDLDVPEDSIIHDLEITDFLIPEDDTTYACTFLPLPIVSKKHHIYKFEPKLVHHNETMVHHILVYACGNASTLPTGISDCYGADPAFSLCSQVIVGWAVGGTSYQFPDDVGISLGTPLDPQWIRLEIHYSNFHNLPGVYDSSGIRMYYTATLRKYDMGVLQLGFFTFPIHFIPPGAESFMSYGLCKTEKFEEMNGAPVPDIQVFGYLLHTHLAGRALQAVQYRNGTQFRTICKDDSYDFNLQETRDLPHLAEIKPGDELLVECHYQTLDRDSLTFGGPSTVNEMCLVFLFYYPRNNISSCMGYPDIIYVAHEMGEEVSDPMEGMMAMNNVEWTPENIKKAEKACKEAQQMVIIKTIDEIVENTTGWISEIIPTPRGPCLESSGGKVEPQDKIPEGFRAAPMALSGSETATPRHLPLAALFFGQGALSWLLATLQVGV, from the exons ATGGCCTGTGCCCTTCTCTTCAGGCTTCTCCTACTTATGGCCCTGGCAGCCCCCTCCCAAGGCAATGGCCCTGGCCCCACATCTCGCCTGCGTTATTCCAGGTTTCTGGATCCTTCCAATGTCATTTTCCTGCGCTGGGACTTTGACCTTGAGGCTGAGATCATCACTTTTGAGCTCCAGGTCCGGACAGCTGGCTGGGTAGGCTTGGGTGTCACAAATCGCTATACCAACGTGGGAAGTGATCTGGTTGTTGGAGGAGTCTTGCCTGATGGCAACATCTATTTTTCG GATCAGCACCTGGTAGATGAAGACACCCTGGCGGAAGATGGGAGCCAGGATGCTGAGCTACAGGGGCTAACGGAAGATGCTGTCTATACCACCATGCGCTTCTCCAGGCCTTTCCGCTCTTGCGACCCTCATGACCAAGACATTACG AGTGACACTATGAGGGTGCTGGCCACCTACGGCCTGGATGACACTCTGAAGCTGGACCAGGAGCGTACTTTTGTCAAGTCCATCTTCCTGCTACAAATACTCCACCCTGATGATCTTGATGTCCCTGAAGACAGCATCATCCATGACTTGGAGATCACTGAC TTCCTCATTCCAGAGGATGACACCACCTATGCCTgcaccttcctccctctccccatcgtTAGCAAGAAACATCATATCTACAAG ttTGAGCCCAAGTTGGTCCACCACAATGAGACGATGGTGCATCACATCCTGGTGTACGCCTGTGGCAATGCCAGCACGCTCCCCACGGGCATCAGCGACTGCTATGGGGCTgaccctgccttctccctctgctcccaggtCATCGTGGGCTGGGCTGTCGGGGGCACA AGTTACCAGTTTCCAGATGATGTCGGCATCTCTCTTGGGACACCTTTGGACCCCCAATGGATCCGACTGGAGATACATTACAGCAATTTTCACAACCTTCCTG GTGTGTACGATTCCTCGGGGATTCGAATGTACTATACTGCCACGCTGCGCAAATACGACATGGGAGTCCTCCAGCTGGGCTTCTTCACCTTCCCCATCCACTTCATACCCCCTGGTGCTGAGTCTTTCATGTCCTATGGGCTGTGTAAGACAGAGAAGTTTGAAGAG ATGAATGGGGCCCCCGTGCCTGACATACAGGTGTTTGGCTACCTGCTCCACACCCACTTGGCTGGCCGGGCTCTGCAGGCTGTGCAATATAG aaaTGGAACACAATTCCGAACAATCTGTAAAGATGACTCCTATGACTTCAATCTACAGGAGACTCGAGATTTACCTCATCTAGCAGAGATTAAGCCg GGAGATGAGTTGTTGGTTGAGTGTCACTACCAGACGCTGGACCGCGACTCCTTGACTTTT GGGGGTCCCAGCACCGTTAATGAGATGTGTCTCGTCTTCCTCTTCTACTATCCCCGAAACAACATCTCCAGTTGCATGGGGTACCCTGACATCATCTACGTGGCCCATGAAATGGGAGAGGAGGTATCAGA TCCCATGGAGGGCATGATGGCCATGAACAATGTTGAGTGGACCCCAGAGAACATTAAGAAGGCTGAGAAAGCCTGCAAGGAGGCCCAGCAGATGGTGATAATAAAGACCATTGAT GAGATAGTGGAAAACACAACAGGCTGGATTTCAGAAATCATCCCTACTCCACGGGGGCCCTGCCTGGAGTCCTCAGGAGGCAAAGTGGAGCCCCAGGACAAAATCCCTGAAGGCTTCAGGGCTGCACCAATGGCCCTCTCAGGTTCTGAGACTGCTACCCCAAGGCACCTCCCCCTGGCTGCCCTATTCTTTGGGCAGGGGGCCCTGTCTTGGCTCCTTGCCACCCTGCAGGTTGGAGTCTGA